The following is a genomic window from Antechinus flavipes isolate AdamAnt ecotype Samford, QLD, Australia chromosome 3, AdamAnt_v2, whole genome shotgun sequence.
ccatttcccactGATAGGCattcacttaatttccaattccttgctattGAGTTCCATATCTAAGCTTGGTATAGAGAGGAGATATCTATAGTGATGAATACCAGAACTATATTTCCAGCCCTCGATTCTCTTGCAAGCTCCTGTCCCACATCACCAATTGCCTGCCTAATAGATGTCCTACAGTCATTCTAAAAGAGAACTCAAAACATTGtaaccacaagattatgtgatgatcactatgatggacttggttcttttcaacaatgaggtgattcaaagaaattccaatagacttgtgatggaaagtgccatctatatccagaagaAGAATGGTAGAGATTGAACACGGATGAAAGGAAAGTACttctgctttgttgttgttgttattgtttatttatttacttgtttttttcttacttgtgttttttcccttttgatctgatttttcttgtgcacatgatgaatatggaaatatatttagaagaattgcacatgtttaactcatattggattgcttgctgtcctgggaaggagaagatagaaagggagaaaaatctggaacacaaggttttacaaagatgaatgttgaaaactactttgtatgtaattggaaaaataaaataaaaactatttaaaagtaGGACTCATCTTTCTCCCCAATCCCATCCATTTCTTAATTTTCctattactatttctgtatttctatatTGAGAACACATTTCAGGGCttctaggtggcgcagtggataaagcaccagctttgaagtcaggagaacttgagttcaaatctagtctcagacacttaacactttctagctgtgtgaccctgggcaagtcacttaaccccaattgcctcagcaaaataaataaataaaaagaagagtaaaagagaagcaagaaataTGTAGTAGTAGGTAGGGAAATAGAAGGAGCACAAGTCCTTAAATAAGGAATACCTGAGTTTCAAATTCCATTTAGCAGTGCgaccctaaacaaatcacttaatttcttttagtattctcatctgtaaaatgggggtaataacagCACCTCAGTGATATTGTAGGTTCATATGAGATAATAggtataaaatactttgtaaagcTAAAAGTGATATgcaaattctagctattattatttttattcctctctctGGGGATCTCAGCAGAAAGAAACTAGAAGAAAGTGTGGTTACCATGATACCAAAAGATCAGTCAGCTCAAACCTTGGCctgtgtgaaagaaaaaaaataggataggACTAGTAACCTAGATCTAAGAAATGTCTCCAGTGGTTTCATACTATCTGTAACCCTCTTTCTCTAACACCTGCCACCATAGAAGTTTATTAGCTGATTTTTGGGGGGTTCTTAGGACTTCAGAACTGGATTTCACTCTAACACTGAACTCATAGACTCATAGATTTAGACTGGAAAGAATTTCAGAGGGAATTTTACaatagaagaaactgagtcccaaagaaagtagatgatgatgatgatgatagcattttTTAGATTTGCTATTGGGGAAAGAATACAAGCATTGGGACAAAGACAGTttgtgttagaattcttacaaagtgctaagtcagtggaattgatagagacaatggttgtttagcagggtgcttaacagttctctaaatgtacttagtacttactacagttCCATAAGatttacacctttaagagagcatatattaATCTAAGAGCCTCAGGCAGGATTCAACTGAGGAGATttacaagccagagaaggcagttggGAAGAACAAAGgcagacagagaagtggtggcaggctatCCTGTGGAGAATACTGAAATCAAGGTtcagaagacctccagaaaattagccgagccccaggtgaaggagataagattttggaagagacaataaaggatttggattttaacaactggctgcatttgaggtgattattacattgaactgaaactaaggctgcctccagtaaccccccaagaaaactgctcccagagaatataataatttggagaagaacattacaagttTGTTATTAGCTGactttgattttattatcttctttttacggatgaggaaactgaggcagaaagaagttaaatgacttgtcagtgAATTATATAGCTATTAACTGTCCatagtcaaatttgaactcagatcttgctgacTCGAGTGttttgcccagtgtcacagagATAATACTAAGTGGCAGACCCGGATTTAAAcaagttctctgattccaagcccaacacTCTGTCCACTAGAACTGGGAGCTGGTATTCAGAACAACTCTGAGAATAGGGCCCATTGCTCTGGAGTACATAAGGAGCCTCTCAGAGAAGCTCTTTGATGTTTTCACATAGATTTATcacagtttgtttttcttttgatctaatctaataataataatcattgttAGCACTTATATagaacaaaatgctttataaatgttatctcattcaatcctcatagCAATCCTAGAAAATAGGTGCTCTTgatatctgcattttacagattgggaaaatgaggcagagatagattaagtgatttgcactgGGTTACACAACTAGAAgtcaggattttaattcagatctccAACATTCAAACTATGTCGGCTTTCCTGAGAAAACTTCCAGAAGACACATTGCATATATTGTGTCAAAGTatcaaggaaaaacaagaaatgaGAATTTGCTGTCTTATGGGGCAGAGTTGCATGACTCAGAATAAAGAAGGATTCAAATAAAGTCAGTTAACAATGAATTGTCTTTGTCCCAATGATTATGTTCCTCCCCTGATGCAAGTATAGTACAGAACTAGAATGCACCAGAAAGAAAGCTAAACATAGCACCCTCTCCACTAAAGGCAGAATAAAAAAGCAGACCACAAAATCCCCTTACACACCAAACTGGgccccttttttgttgttcttgccAATGCAGCAGCAGAAATGCTCTATATATAGGAGCGGCCGTTGTCGCTATCATTAGGACACTGCATCATTCGCCAACCAAACATGGGAAAGGTGAGTAAAGTATTGTTGGGGACAAGAGAAGGGTCCCAAAAAGAAAGTTGCCACTGTTGAAGGGGCAGAATGGGAGGAAATAACAAACACCCCTAAGTTTGTCTTCCTTTGCAGATCACTTTCTTTGAGGACAGAGGCTTCCAGGGCCGCTGCTATGAATGTACCAGCGACTACCCCAACTTGCAGTCCTACTTCAGTCGCTGTAACTCCATCCGTGTGGACAGTGGCTGCTGGATGATTTATGAGCATCCTAACTACTCAGGACATCAATATTATCTGAGAAGGGGAGAATATCCTGATTACCAGCAATGGATGGGCTTTAATGAAATGATTCGGTCCTGTTGTCTGATACCTCAAGTGAGTTCTGCCTCCAgttatatatttatgaaatattctCCATGAGCTAAAAATTGTGGagctagaaagttttttttaaaagaagataaatgtTTAGTGAGTTTCGAATTTTGGTCCCCAAACTGATAAATACAGCAAAAATGCCCCCAAATGCTGAGTTCATTCTAGGGAGGAGTTAATAACTATAGAAAATAATCAGTTGCTTTTGTTATATCTGCTAGCATTATTTTGTGGTccagaaataatttcaaaagtttttaggaatttttcagaaatgaaaagcaaaaaaaaaattattcaataacATATAGAATAACTGTGAGAAGttgagaaaataaagaagtaaaggaaTTGAGAAAGTAAAAAGTAGACAAATTACTCTATGGATCATTTTGGAAATAAGGGcgagggaataaatatttatatagtagcCTGCTAAGTACCAgatacaaatgttatctcatttgatctttacaagcAATCCAAAAGatggatactattattatttccattttacagctgaataAGTTGAGGCAAagatgggttaagtgacttgtctagcatctcacagctagtaagtgtctgaggttaaatttgaatttaggtcttcctaatttcaagcccagtactttatctactgtgtcaATTGGTTGAAGTTAAAAATGATAACCTTCAACCACAATTTCAAGAAGGATATATTCTTatttgctcctgtattatatgtGACCCCTATCAAGCTTCTTTATCTCATacaacaaatagaagaaaatcataagaagaaatatttaatgatttagCATTTATGGATCAAAGGAATATTAGAGGGGAagctaagtggtgtagtggatagaacattcacttttgaatcaggagaacttgagttgaaatctggcctcagacacttaccacttgcgagctctgtgactctgagtaagtcacttacccccaattgccaggccaaaaaaaaaagaaagaaggaatatcaGAAATACACAGACTGATTTtggaatttctattttaacttttatctattcatccattaatatatattaacatgCTAAACTATCAATGAACTGAATTCTAAAAAGGACTCaatttgttgggttttgtttccTTCCCTGCTTTGTTGCCCAAGCAGACTGGCTCCCATAGAATGAGGCTGTATGAGAGAGAAGAATACAAAGGTCTGATGTCAGAGCTCACCGATGACTGCTCTTGTATCCATGACCGTTTCCGATTGAATGAAATCCACTCCTTCAATGTGCTAGAAGGCTGCTGGGTCCTGTATGAGATGCCCAACTATAGAGGAAGGCAGTTCCTGTTGAGACCTGGAGAGTACAGGAGATACCTGGACTGGGGAGCCATGAATGCCAAGGCAGGCTCTTTAAGGCGGGTTATAGATTTATACTAAAATATGCCTATGCTACCATCTTCTCATTTTGGAACCTAATAAAGTATTTAGTTTGTATTATTGGCATATAATGTCTCTGgtgtttattttacattatttatgaaaaaaatagagttgTAAATGTTTTAGCACTAAAAAGCTATGGGGTGAATGGAGGTAACTTGCCTTTTGGAGGGTTCATCAAGCTTGGGTAACgtttagaaggagaaagagaaggagattgAATCTCGGGCCAAAGCAGAAGGTTATAATCAAGGGACTTTGAGTATAAGATAAGAAGTAGGTATATTCTACTGAAATATACTAATGAATTAGATGCTGATAGTTAGATGAGAAGCAGATGGCTAACCTTGAAACATGTGCTAGGAAATTTAGTTTTGATGTTAAAAGTATTTGGGATATTAGGCACCTGAATTTTAACAAAATCTATTAAATTTGATTACAGGATGCAGAACAAGAAAAGAAGTTGAATGTAGTGAGAAtttttagagattattttatttaaaataataacatgaataacaataaaaataatggctAGCACTTTAGAATTTACAAgatgctttacaaacattttatCCTAACAGGAGTCTTTTGAGGttggtgctatttttattcccatttcacagaagaCCAAACTGGGTCAACTGGAGATTAAGAGATTtgcatagtcacatagctaggaagtgtccaaggcagaatttgaactcaggtcttcttgactccaagtcttgtATTGTACTTACAAGTACTGAGAATAGGGtttgaacctatgatttcatttatgtGAGGAATACCCAAAGGGGAAACCAATCAATGTAGGTCAGctcttttctgcaatttatgtTGCTATTGTTGAGCCATTTCAAGTCAtgttgattcttcatgaccccatttgaggttttcctggcaaagatactttaatagtttttcatttccttctccagataattttacatatgaggaaactgagcaaacaagattaagtgacttacccagggtcacacagttatagTGTGACATagaatatctgaagccagattttaattcagaaagatgaatgcTCCTGATTCAGGctagcattctttctactttagCACCTAGATTGCATCTAGGTCTTGTCTTGACAAGAAAACtgagagtttaaataatttgcccaggattatatagaaaacatatatatcagagacaggacttgagcTCAGCTTGTCCTGGCTTTGAGACTGGCTCTCTATCCTCTCCACCATGGCACCTCTCACTTTGAAACATAGTATAATACAAACTACATCAAAAATCTAATATTTTCCAAGTATGGAGACCTCTTTCTAACATTGCAGATTGTAACTCATTTCTAATTTAGTAAATGCCCAAAGACCTAACCCAATTTGATAAGCATTTGTGGCATTTGAGACATTTGgctaagcattttttaaaaaatgaaataaatccttGTAATTAAGGACTTCATAAAAGACACTACACAGGTAAATATAAACATGATAAATGGAGAAGGTGACAAGTGAGCTTTAACAACCAGAAAGATGCAGAAAAGTTTCTTGTAAGAGATATGTTTAAGACTTACTGCAAGTGTAGAAAAGTTCAATTATTCTCTCATGCATGGGCAGTTAGTAAATGAATTCTTCAAAAAAAGCgtcaaaattaattataaatttcttgaggtcaAGGTTTGCTGTTATTTTTGCCTTGTGCAcctacctggcacacagtaggcttttaataaatgtttgttgaattgaattgtgaaCACATCAGAGGCAGTTTTTGAAACtcagtctttttgactccaagttcaggCCTCTGTCTAATCTACCATAATCTCTCTCACTTGATGAATATAAATAGGCAATATAATgagaaaagttaattaaaaagcTACAGTCCCCTTTATTATATACTGACATATTACAAATATGCCTTAATATGGAAGGTTGAAGGGTAAGACCTAAAATTGAAGACATACGGAAGGAATCTTTCTCTATTCCTTAGTGCTTTGTTTAAAAAGTAACTGATTttagattagatttttcttgttgaCAAGTAAGATTCCGCAAAGCCAAAGAATAAATCAATTTGTTTTTATCATGATATAGTTACATACTGTACTAAATACTAGAGATATAGgtatgaaaaattaagaaatttctatttgtgaaagagcttatattctaaggaGAAAAAACTAATATGAatgtcttattttaaaagaatcctTAGTATGTGTGAAGTATTTGGGGGTCACAATTGGTGGAAATCAGAGGAAGGCTTTATTGAAATTTTAGGGAGACTTCAGGGATAAAGGTGAATATTTTTCACCAGGGATCAGCTGACATTGTTGAAAACAACAGTTCATCACAATCACTCagaaatacaagcaaaataaGTGcacaaaatatctttttaaaacacTTGGGTGTCTTCTTCAAGGAGCAAGTCTTTTCTAGGGAGGTATATGGGATATTACAAAGACAAGACATTGCATACAATGCCAGTGATCATTTTACCAATTGgttttacttaataatttttcttcattttttcaggGAAAATTCAATTTGGAGGAGGGAATGCTATATCCACAAATAACTATGATGCAagacaaaaaaattgataaaacttatttttataatttttttaaatgagggagttggactaaataacTCTGATTTACCTTTTAGCTCCAGGGCATGATTGAAAATATTGAAAcattacatttattaagtagtgaAATTAAAATTCTTCCTAACAGAAAGcttgtaaaaaataatattgctgccataatatttacttttcagatttcttctggctttttcttca
Proteins encoded in this region:
- the LOC127553166 gene encoding gamma-crystallin D-like, producing MGKITFFEDRGFQGRCYECTSDYPNLQSYFSRCNSIRVDSGCWMIYEHPNYSGHQYYLRRGEYPDYQQWMGFNEMIRSCCLIPQTGSHRMRLYEREEYKGLMSELTDDCSCIHDRFRLNEIHSFNVLEGCWVLYEMPNYRGRQFLLRPGEYRRYLDWGAMNAKAGSLRRVIDLY